One part of the Bdellovibrio bacteriovorus genome encodes these proteins:
- a CDS encoding SPOR domain-containing protein, with translation MSSKTDVMVKLALVFFISLLSFSIGTFVGKKYSDNQHQLAALEPQKSSHTQEREVASVSEHGTSEGKVGAMTDEEIAKLAEEFVADETTPATTEHEATPAHGEHAAPAGHHGEIAETKVESKEPKVETHKPNPTKGDKTPVTQHNEPSEAAKNVAAGKAPTTLEAAEKKAATKEDRLPSSLPKDVAQFAVGKFTVQVASYADEAEAQKMASDLKNKGYSAFYIPANIKGKTWFRVSVGQFATQKEAQAYRTELVSKAKVGSAIVQKITE, from the coding sequence ATGAGTTCTAAAACGGATGTGATGGTGAAACTAGCTTTAGTTTTCTTTATTTCTTTGCTGTCTTTCTCTATCGGTACATTTGTAGGCAAGAAGTACAGTGACAACCAACATCAACTGGCTGCTTTGGAACCTCAGAAATCCTCTCACACCCAAGAGCGTGAAGTGGCTTCTGTTTCTGAACACGGGACTTCTGAAGGCAAAGTGGGCGCGATGACGGATGAAGAAATCGCGAAACTGGCTGAAGAATTCGTGGCTGACGAAACGACTCCGGCAACAACTGAACACGAAGCAACACCAGCTCACGGTGAACACGCGGCTCCTGCCGGTCACCACGGCGAAATCGCTGAAACAAAAGTTGAATCCAAAGAACCAAAAGTTGAGACTCACAAACCGAATCCAACCAAAGGTGACAAAACTCCTGTAACCCAGCACAACGAACCATCTGAAGCTGCGAAAAACGTAGCGGCAGGCAAAGCTCCAACAACTTTGGAAGCAGCAGAAAAGAAAGCAGCGACGAAAGAAGACCGTCTGCCTTCCTCCCTTCCTAAAGACGTAGCGCAATTCGCAGTGGGTAAATTCACTGTGCAAGTGGCTTCTTATGCTGACGAAGCCGAAGCTCAGAAAATGGCTTCTGATCTGAAAAACAAAGGCTACAGCGCGTTCTATATCCCGGCAAACATCAAAGGCAAAACTTGGTTCCGCGTAAGTGTTGGCCAGTTTGCGACTCAGAAAGAAGCTCAAGCTTATCGCACAGAGCTTGTGAGCAAAGCGAAAGTCGGCTCTGCGATCGTGCAAAAGATCACTGAGTAA
- a CDS encoding MBL fold metallo-hydrolase, with amino-acid sequence MEGVLRNFFSAGYRDPSQISRYIQSLDVPQVGGYGAATTCVEIQSPKGQLILDGGSGIRNLSERIMTGTTGRGKGPFHIFMTHFHWDHVIGLPFFTPHFIPGCEVHYYAVQPELEKLIRGIFQRPYFPVPFEALKAKIHFHVMEPRKPYQLDDMTITPYKLDHPDPCWGLKVECGGKSYAHCVDTEGTRITRDELGEDLPLYQNVNLMYFDAQYTLPELAEKANWGHSAAQVGLDIAIREGIQKVLFAHHDPGARIEHVQELKRQTKEYYESRQRFASANQNSLPPVEWDFAHEGLEIKL; translated from the coding sequence GTGGAAGGAGTTCTTAGAAACTTCTTCTCGGCCGGTTATCGCGACCCATCCCAGATTTCCCGCTATATTCAAAGTTTGGATGTGCCCCAGGTCGGCGGCTATGGTGCTGCTACAACCTGCGTGGAAATTCAAAGCCCCAAAGGACAGTTGATCCTGGATGGTGGCAGTGGCATCCGCAATTTGAGCGAACGTATCATGACCGGCACCACCGGTCGCGGCAAAGGCCCTTTCCATATCTTCATGACTCACTTCCATTGGGATCATGTGATCGGTCTGCCGTTCTTTACCCCGCATTTTATTCCAGGCTGCGAAGTCCACTACTATGCTGTGCAGCCGGAACTGGAAAAACTGATCCGCGGGATCTTTCAGCGGCCGTATTTTCCGGTGCCTTTTGAGGCATTGAAAGCAAAGATTCATTTCCACGTCATGGAACCGCGCAAACCCTATCAGTTGGATGACATGACCATCACTCCGTACAAGCTGGATCACCCGGATCCTTGCTGGGGTTTGAAGGTGGAATGTGGTGGCAAGTCCTATGCCCACTGCGTGGATACTGAAGGCACCCGTATCACCCGCGATGAGCTCGGGGAAGATCTGCCGCTTTATCAGAATGTGAACCTGATGTACTTCGACGCCCAATACACCCTGCCGGAGCTGGCAGAAAAAGCCAACTGGGGCCACAGTGCTGCACAGGTCGGCTTGGATATCGCCATTCGGGAAGGCATTCAGAAGGTTCTTTTTGCCCACCACGATCCGGGAGCTCGTATTGAGCATGTGCAGGAATTGAAACGGCAGACGAAGGAATACTACGAATCCCGTCAGCGTTTTGCTTCGGCAAATCAGAACTCTCTTCCGCCGGTCGAGTGGGACTTCGCCCACGAAGGCCTGGAAATCAAACTTTAA
- a CDS encoding 2Fe-2S iron-sulfur cluster binding domain-containing protein, which translates to MKVKYILNGREYEVEAESGRTLLDVALIARLNPPYSCMEGNCGTCEALIEQGFTSENKEVSRVVRTCQAVPSSEFVIVNYDKSPTQ; encoded by the coding sequence ATGAAGGTCAAATACATCCTCAATGGTCGCGAATATGAAGTCGAAGCAGAATCTGGCCGCACGTTGCTGGATGTGGCTTTGATCGCCCGATTGAATCCTCCCTACTCATGTATGGAAGGGAATTGTGGCACCTGTGAAGCCCTGATTGAGCAGGGATTCACTTCTGAAAATAAAGAGGTAAGTCGAGTTGTTCGCACCTGTCAGGCTGTACCATCGTCTGAATTTGTGATCGTGAATTATGACAAAAGCCCGACCCAATAA
- a CDS encoding ATP-dependent helicase → MDVLDFVTKNLNPAQKDAVETLEGPLLILAGAGSGKTRVLTHRMANMIGQGVAASDEILCVTFTNKAAKEMEHRIYKILSDMGAVVQTQLWISTFHSFCVRVLRQHITLLDYKPFFGIYDSSDQLSQIKKVMTALDINDKMYPAKNFQSRISSAKMMGLSPEGLEKSSKRLMDQKTVEVYKAYEREMKKANSLDFDDLLLKTYDLFRMYPDVLQMYQKKFRYIMVDEYQDTNHIQYLLVQMLASAHRNLCVVGDEDQSIYSWRGADIKNILDFEKDFRDAKVIKLEENYRSSANIVNGATAVIKNNSQRKDKTLFTSNDAGDLIHVREEKNEYEEGRFVAKTIQSMMNEGEGSYNDYAIFYRTNAQSRVLEEQLRTMGIPYRLVGGVRFYERMEIKDMISYMKLSINPADDIALKRIINVPARGIGKTTIEKIEEYAAHKNLSMFEAAEKACEERLFNAGTTGKIRRFIDLMKDLQQNAQHLKLLEFFAVVLDRTEYLAALKKDESPESQARIENLEELDNAIAQFVQERGEESTLISFLEEMALVNDVDSLDQEQNSVTMMTLHISKGLEYPYVFVVGLEENLFPSARSAESDNEQDVEEERRLAYVGMTRARQKLWLTYAKMRRVWGQEQFNPPSRFIKEIPQNLIDFKTSAEAPRFMARYGSSSYDSDFGGTPKWGATSSDRNRARTQSYDDAQDFPDYENEGGGSAQFSKGMRVRHPTFGVGTVYATEGTGENFKVSVMFTDNTVKKFVVKYARLERV, encoded by the coding sequence ATGGATGTACTTGATTTTGTTACGAAAAATCTGAACCCCGCGCAGAAGGATGCCGTCGAAACCCTGGAAGGGCCTTTGCTTATCCTTGCTGGCGCCGGATCTGGCAAAACCCGCGTCCTTACCCACCGCATGGCCAACATGATCGGCCAGGGGGTCGCGGCTTCCGATGAAATTCTGTGCGTGACCTTTACCAACAAGGCCGCCAAAGAGATGGAACACCGTATTTACAAGATCCTGTCTGACATGGGGGCCGTGGTTCAAACCCAGCTTTGGATCAGCACCTTCCACAGTTTCTGCGTTCGTGTTCTGCGCCAGCACATCACGCTTCTTGATTACAAGCCTTTCTTCGGAATTTACGATTCTTCGGATCAGCTCAGCCAGATCAAAAAAGTCATGACCGCCCTGGATATCAACGACAAGATGTATCCCGCGAAAAACTTCCAGAGCCGCATCAGCAGCGCCAAGATGATGGGTCTTTCCCCGGAAGGTTTGGAAAAGTCCTCGAAGCGTCTGATGGATCAAAAGACCGTGGAAGTTTACAAAGCCTATGAGCGCGAAATGAAAAAGGCCAACAGCCTTGATTTCGATGATCTGCTTTTGAAAACCTATGATCTGTTCCGCATGTACCCTGATGTTCTGCAGATGTATCAGAAAAAGTTCCGCTACATCATGGTGGACGAGTATCAGGACACCAATCACATTCAGTATCTGCTGGTTCAGATGCTGGCTTCCGCTCACCGCAACTTGTGCGTAGTGGGTGACGAGGATCAGTCCATCTACAGTTGGCGTGGGGCCGACATCAAAAACATCCTGGATTTTGAAAAAGACTTCCGTGATGCGAAGGTGATCAAGCTTGAGGAAAATTACCGATCCAGCGCCAACATCGTCAATGGCGCCACGGCCGTGATCAAAAACAATTCCCAGCGCAAAGACAAAACTCTTTTCACCTCCAACGACGCGGGTGACCTGATTCACGTGCGCGAGGAAAAGAACGAATACGAGGAAGGCCGCTTTGTTGCGAAAACCATTCAGTCGATGATGAATGAGGGCGAAGGCTCGTACAATGATTATGCGATTTTCTATCGCACCAATGCCCAGTCTCGTGTTCTGGAAGAACAACTGCGCACCATGGGAATTCCGTACCGCTTGGTGGGCGGCGTGCGCTTCTATGAGCGTATGGAGATCAAGGACATGATTTCCTACATGAAGCTGTCCATCAATCCGGCGGATGATATCGCCTTAAAACGCATCATCAATGTTCCGGCGCGCGGTATTGGCAAAACCACCATCGAAAAAATTGAAGAATACGCGGCTCACAAAAACCTGAGCATGTTCGAAGCGGCCGAAAAAGCCTGTGAAGAGCGCCTGTTCAATGCCGGCACCACGGGCAAGATCCGTCGCTTTATCGATCTGATGAAAGACCTTCAGCAAAATGCCCAGCATCTGAAACTGCTGGAATTCTTTGCCGTGGTTCTGGATCGCACTGAATATCTGGCGGCTTTGAAAAAAGACGAATCCCCGGAATCCCAGGCCCGCATCGAGAACTTGGAAGAACTGGACAACGCCATTGCCCAGTTCGTGCAAGAGCGTGGCGAAGAATCGACATTGATCAGCTTCCTGGAAGAAATGGCTTTGGTAAATGACGTGGACTCTCTGGATCAGGAGCAGAACTCGGTCACCATGATGACCCTGCACATCTCCAAGGGTCTTGAGTATCCGTACGTGTTTGTTGTGGGACTTGAGGAAAATCTGTTCCCAAGCGCTCGCAGTGCAGAAAGCGACAACGAACAAGATGTCGAGGAGGAACGCCGCCTGGCTTACGTGGGCATGACCCGCGCTCGTCAGAAACTTTGGCTGACCTACGCAAAGATGAGACGGGTGTGGGGCCAGGAACAGTTCAATCCTCCTTCGCGATTCATTAAGGAGATCCCGCAGAACCTGATCGACTTTAAAACGTCGGCTGAAGCGCCGCGCTTTATGGCCCGCTATGGTTCCAGCTCTTATGACTCTGACTTTGGCGGCACGCCGAAATGGGGCGCCACAAGCAGCGATCGCAATCGCGCGCGCACGCAGAGCTATGATGATGCACAGGACTTCCCGGATTACGAAAATGAAGGGGGCGGATCGGCGCAGTTCTCAAAGGGCATGCGCGTAAGACACCCGACATTTGGCGTCGGCACGGTGTATGCGACCGAGGGCACGGGCGAAAACTTCAAAGTCAGCGTGATGTTCACGGATAACACTGTGAAGAAATTCGTTGTAAAGTACGCCCGCTTGGAGCGCGTGTAG